One genomic region from Gossypium hirsutum isolate 1008001.06 chromosome D13, Gossypium_hirsutum_v2.1, whole genome shotgun sequence encodes:
- the LOC107888304 gene encoding protein YIPF1 homolog, which yields MMSGGYTSIDNQKVSGSVPAVSDPSHVAVKFTDSNLQTFPPSGAQGKISGGTQPPHDADDTFSKPAGGSQPGSGEPQGSGWFRTFTIAAYKPYFDVDTSDIIDRLKESLFPFRGTFTEKTATNPDLYGPFWICTTLIFVAASIGTFVTYIAHKLKKKEWDYDINLVTWSAGVFYGYVTVVPLILYVILKYFSAPSGLVQLFCLYGYSLFVFIPALCLSVVPLEIFRWVIAGVAGFMSATFVALNLKAHINSAGERWFLIVTGIFLLQLALAVVLKLYLFTVTV from the exons atgatgtcCGGAGGTTATACAAGCATTGATAATCAGAAAGTTTCTGGATCTGTTCCT GCGGTTTCAGATCCCAGTCATGTCGCCGTTAAATTTACAG ATTCGAACCTTCAAACGTTTCCTCCATCGGGTGCACAAGGGAAGATCTCTGGTGGAACTCAACCTCCTCATGATGCTGATG ATACATTTTCAAAACCTGCTGGTGGATCTCAACCTGGATCTGGTGAACCACAAGGGAGTGGCTGGTTTCGTACATTCACCATTGCTGCATACAAGCCATACTTTGATGTTGACACTTCTGACATCATTGATAGACTTAAGGAGTCACTCTTTCCATTTAGAGGAACATTTACAGAGAAAACGGCTACCAACCCTGATTT ATATGGACCATTCTGGATATGcaccactcttatatttgtagcAGCGTCTATTGGAACTTTTGTGACTTATATAGCACACAAGCTCAAGAAAAAAGAATGGGATTATGACATAAATCTAGTGACTTGGTCCGCTGGTGTGTTCTATGGCTATGTCACTGTGGTTCCTCTTATCTTGTATGTTATTCTCAAGTACTTTTCAGCACCATCAGGCCTTGTCCAGCTGTTTTGTCTGTATGGATATTCATTATTTGTCTTTATTCCAGCACTG TGTCTATCCGTTGTCCCCTTGGAAATTTTCAGATGGGTAATTGCCGGTGTAGCTGGGTTCATGTCAGCAACTTTTGTGGCTCTTAATCTCAAAGCTCATATTAATTCAGCTGGAGAAAGATGGTTCTTGATCGTCACTGGCATCTTTCTGTTGCAGTTGGCTCTAGCTGTTGTGCTCAAACTCTATTTGTTCACCGTTACAGTGTAA